A DNA window from Choloepus didactylus isolate mChoDid1 chromosome 9, mChoDid1.pri, whole genome shotgun sequence contains the following coding sequences:
- the LOC119544304 gene encoding Parkinson disease protein 7 homolog, which produces MTSKRALVILAKRAEEMVMVNLVDAKREGPYDVMVLPRGNLGAQDLPKFGAERERLKEQVNRKGFIATVSAGAMALLAHETGFGSKVTTHPLAKDKMMNGNHYSYSENHVEKDGLILTSQDPETSFEFALAIVEALKWQEGG; this is translated from the exons atgacttccaaaagagctcttgttattctggctAAAAGAGCAGAGGAGATGGTGATGGTCAACCTTGT AGATGCCAAAAGAGAGGGACCATATGATGTGATGGTTCTGCCAAGAGGTAATCTTGGTGCACAGGATTTACCCAAGTTtggtgctgagagagagagattgaaagaACAAGTAAATAGGAAGGGCTTCATAGCCACCGTCTCTGCAGGTGCTATGGCTCTATTGGCTCATGAAACAGGTTTTGGAAGCAAAGTTACAACACACCCACTTGCTAAAGACAAAATGATGAATGGAAATCACTACAGCTACTCAGAGAACCATGTGGAGAAGGATGGCCTTATTCTCACCAGCCAGGATCCTGAAACCAGCTTTGAATTTGCTCTTGCTATTGTTGAGGCACTGAAGTGGCAAGAAGGTGGCTGA